One segment of Natronosalvus halobius DNA contains the following:
- a CDS encoding halocyanin domain-containing protein, with product MRERATRRRILEGVGLAATAGLAGCLFGRGDDGDYYEGESFVAEDDEPDFGGHLDGIDHPGTVDWTGASEEALVVAVGTGREGMGYAPRAVRVGAGSTVTWEWTGSGGRHDVVETDGVFDSGEQYGEGETFSFTFDEPGVYTYYCTPHRHRGMKGALEIV from the coding sequence ATGCGCGAGCGAGCGACCAGGCGGCGAATTCTCGAGGGCGTCGGACTCGCGGCGACCGCGGGGCTAGCGGGGTGTCTTTTCGGACGCGGTGACGACGGTGACTACTACGAGGGCGAATCGTTCGTCGCCGAAGACGACGAACCCGATTTCGGTGGACACCTCGACGGAATCGACCATCCGGGGACGGTCGACTGGACGGGGGCCAGCGAGGAAGCGCTGGTCGTCGCGGTCGGCACCGGTCGCGAGGGGATGGGATACGCCCCGCGGGCGGTTCGGGTCGGGGCGGGCTCGACGGTTACCTGGGAGTGGACGGGTTCGGGCGGTCGACACGACGTGGTCGAGACCGACGGTGTGTTCGACAGCGGCGAGCAGTACGGCGAGGGGGAGACGTTCTCGTTCACGTTCGACGAGCCGGGTGTCTACACCTACTACTGCACCCCCCACCGTCACCGTGGGATGAAGGGGGCGCTCGAGATCGTCTGA
- the lpdA gene encoding dihydrolipoyl dehydrogenase yields the protein MVVGDISTGTDVLVIGAGPAGYVAAIRAGQLDLDVTLVEKEAYGGTCLNHGCIPSKALITASDLAHEAGNAEEMGIHADPAIDLEGMVSWKDGVVDQLTSGVEKLCKANGVNLMEGIAHFDGENTVRVSHGGEGQGSESIDFEHAIVATGSRPIEIPNFSYDDEPVLNSRQALALDSVPDSLIVVGAGYIGMELATVFAKLGTDVTVVEMLDEALNGFDPDLARPVKKRAKDLGIDFHFGYGASRWSEHGNGIRVEAAAEDGEDTLEIDAEKVLVAVGRAPVSDTLELEAAGIETDDRGFIPTDDRGRTNVEHIFAVGDVAGEPMLAHAGSKEGQVAAEVIAGEPSALDYQAMPAAVFTDPEIGTVGMTEMEAEEMGFETVSGKFPFQASGRALTTGHTDGFVKIVADEDAGFVLGAQIVGPEASELIAELGLAIELGATLEDVAATIHTHPTLSEAVMEAAENALGHAIHTLNR from the coding sequence ATGGTCGTCGGAGACATTTCGACTGGAACGGACGTACTCGTCATCGGCGCGGGCCCAGCAGGCTACGTGGCCGCGATTCGGGCCGGCCAACTCGATCTCGACGTCACGCTCGTCGAGAAGGAGGCCTACGGGGGAACCTGCCTCAACCACGGCTGTATCCCCTCGAAGGCGCTCATCACTGCCAGCGACCTGGCCCACGAGGCCGGCAACGCAGAGGAGATGGGCATCCACGCCGACCCGGCCATCGACCTCGAGGGAATGGTCTCCTGGAAGGACGGCGTCGTCGATCAACTGACCAGCGGCGTCGAGAAGCTCTGTAAGGCCAACGGGGTCAACCTCATGGAGGGGATCGCCCACTTCGACGGCGAGAACACGGTTCGCGTCTCCCACGGCGGCGAGGGGCAGGGCAGCGAATCCATCGACTTCGAACACGCGATCGTCGCCACCGGCTCTCGCCCGATCGAGATCCCGAATTTCTCGTACGACGACGAGCCCGTACTCAACTCGCGGCAGGCCCTCGCGCTCGACTCGGTCCCCGACTCCCTGATCGTCGTCGGCGCCGGCTACATCGGGATGGAACTCGCGACCGTCTTCGCGAAACTCGGCACCGACGTGACGGTCGTCGAGATGCTCGACGAAGCGCTCAACGGCTTCGACCCCGACCTCGCTCGTCCGGTCAAAAAGCGCGCAAAAGACCTCGGGATCGACTTCCACTTCGGCTACGGGGCCTCCCGCTGGAGCGAGCACGGCAACGGCATCCGCGTCGAGGCCGCCGCCGAAGACGGCGAGGACACGCTCGAGATCGACGCCGAGAAGGTCCTCGTGGCCGTCGGCCGCGCACCCGTCTCCGATACGCTCGAACTCGAGGCCGCCGGCATCGAAACCGACGATCGGGGCTTCATCCCGACCGACGACCGCGGCCGGACGAACGTCGAACACATCTTCGCCGTCGGCGACGTCGCCGGCGAACCGATGCTCGCCCACGCCGGCAGCAAAGAGGGCCAGGTCGCCGCTGAAGTCATCGCCGGCGAACCCTCCGCACTCGACTACCAGGCGATGCCCGCGGCCGTCTTCACCGACCCCGAAATCGGTACCGTCGGTATGACCGAGATGGAGGCCGAAGAGATGGGCTTCGAGACCGTCAGCGGCAAATTCCCGTTCCAGGCTAGCGGCCGCGCGCTCACCACGGGCCACACCGACGGCTTCGTCAAGATCGTCGCCGACGAGGACGCCGGGTTCGTCCTGGGCGCCCAGATCGTCGGCCCCGAGGCCTCCGAACTGATCGCCGAACTCGGCCTCGCTATCGAACTCGGAGCCACCCTCGAGGACGTCGCGGCCACGATTCACACCCACCCGACGCTCTCGGAGGCCGTGATGGAAGCCGCCGAAAACGCGCTCGGTCACGCGATTCACACGCTGAACCGGTGA